Within Corynebacterium jeddahense, the genomic segment CAGCCCTCAATCTGGTCACCCAAGAGCATGATGAAGGCCGATTCTGGGTGTTCACCGGTCGCGACGTTGACCGCCTTGTTCCAGGCCGCAGCCTGCTCACGGATCTTGGTGTCGACGCCGATCTGCACATCTGCCATAGCAAGGAAGTTCCACGTATCCGAGTCGGCGCCGGTGGTGAATGTGCGTTTCTCGCTCCACCCGCGGCGGTCGTTTCCTACGCGGTAGATGTACTGCGTCTCTGGTTGCAGCCCCGTCATTGTGGCCTGGTGCGGGTAGAAAAACGCCGCGTTGTACGGGCCAGGCGTGGATTCAATCTCAGTGACACTGTCCGGGTCGTTTGCAGGCCAGTACTGGACGTACTGTGCACCTGATCTCTTCGACTGCCATGCGAGGTTCGCCTCGGTGGCGTCGGAGCCGACACCGAGAACGATGCGGCTGATCCTGGTGTTGATGGTCTCTTGGGCGTTGGCGGAAACCGCGGTGGCGGAGGAGGTGAGAAGGGTAATCGCGACGGCGGTGGCAAGCGCGCCGCGGCGAAGTGGTGGGTTTTGGGGAGAACGCAAAAGGGTCATGCCCTCGTACTTAAATGCCCAGGAGTTAACAGCCGGTTACAAGCGGGGCGACACCTCAGTGAATTCAAAGTGAATTTTAAGCAACATGCAGCTGACCTTCTTGCGCAAGCCTGTGACCTGGTTGAAAGTGAGCCCCATGAGCTCAAACCGCCATGTGAATTCCGGTGTGAATTCTAATGTGAATCCCAGCGCCAATCACCGTCTGAACCGTCGCGTGTTCCTGCAGTCCGCCGCCGCAGCTGTCGCGGCTACGGCGATTGGCGCAGGTGGTGCGTACGCCGCCCGTCGCGGAACTGTGTCTACGCCGGAGGATCCCACGCCGGCTGATCAGTGGGCTCTGCCCTTCCTGCACGGTGTGGCTTCCGGTGATCCGCTGCCGGACCGTGTGGTGCTGTGGACGCGCGTCACCCCATCACGCGACGCGTTGCCCGGATCGGGACTGGGCGAAGATGTCGAGTTGGAATGGCAGATCGATACCTCCGAAAACTTCTCGAACCCCCGTACTGGCACCATCACGGCTACGGCAGCATCCGATCACACTGTTCACGTCGACCCGGATGGCCTCGCTGCAGGGACTGAGTATTTCTACCGCTTCATCGTGAAGAAAGGGCAGTTTTCCGGATCGACCTCTCCCGTTGGCCGCACGTTGACCGCGCCTGCTGCCGATACAGAACTCGACCACCTCAACCTCGCGATCGCCTCATGTGCGAACTGGGAATCCGGGTTCTTTAGCGCCTACGGTGATATGGCGAAGCGCGCCCGCGCTGGCGAGATCGATCATGTCGTATTCCTGGGCGATTACATCTACGAGTATCCGACCGGTGAGTACGCCGGCAAGAGCGGTGTTGCTCGTATGCACCACCCCGAGTGGGAGATCACCACACTTGAGGATTACCGCCAGCGCTACGGCCGTTACCGCACGGACTTGAACCTGCAGGCCGCGCACGCGGCATGCCCGTGGATCGTGGTGTGGGACGATCACGAGACCGCGAACAACAGCTGGATGGAAGGCGCCGAGAACCACACCGACGGCCGCGTCGAGGGCGAGTGGCCCGAACGTCTCGCGGCGGCGGTCCAGGCGTACTTCGAGTGGTTGCCTGTGCGGGCGCAAACCGAGGAGCAGGTCCTTTACCGCAGCTTCACGTTCGGAAAACTGGCGCAGCTGACGATGATGGATCTGCGCTCCTTCCGCGACGAGGAAACGACGGGCGACCGCTTCGGCGAGGACAGCCGCACGATGCTGGGCGAAGCTCAGTTCAAGTGGGTGGCGGAGCAGCTGCAGCAGTCGGACGCGCGCTGGGACGTGCTGGGCAACTCGGTGATGATTTCGCCGATGCGTTTCGTCACCATCCAGAACAACAAGAAGGCGAACATCGCGACCGGGTACATGCAGGAGCGCGCGACGGGCATCGCGGTGAACTCGGACCAGTGGGACGGCTACGCCGCGGAACGCGACCGCCTGCTGACCATGTTGGACGAGCAGGAGTCCAACGCGCTGTTTCTCACCGGCGATATCCACTCGGAGTGGGCGAACTCGATCGTCTCGCCATCCGGCTTCGGCGAGATCGGCTGCGAGATGGTGACCACCTCGATCTCGGCTCCGAATGTTGATGAGATCTTGACCACCACGTTTGGTGCGTACCACAAGGAGGACAACTCCACCTCATTGCTGGTGGAGAAGACCATCCGGGACTACAACCCGTGGGTGAGCCACATCGACTTCGACGCGCACGGCTACGGCATCGCCAGCATCCACTACGACTACGTGGACATGCTGTACTACCGCGTCTCCGACGTGGAGGACCCGGACGCAACCGTCGCGCTGGGCACGAAGCGCCAGTGGCGCATCGGCGAGGGGTTCGTCGAAGCATAATCTGCTTATCGACGACGGCCGCGACATCTGGGTGGGCGGGCTGGTCACCGCGCGCGTGCGCGGCACCATCGAGCTGTAGGCGGGCGGCCTACGTCATCATCACCTTGGTCTGGGCGACCGCCTCGTCCATGCGGCCGATCGCGTGGTGCAGCCGGTGGCGCAGCCAGAGGCCGAGGAAGAGGAAAGGCAGCACGAAGAGGACGAGGCTGCCGAGGGCTCGCCAGAAGTCCCAGCCGTAGGTGCCGAAGACCGCGGCGCGCATAGCGCGGATCGAGTAGGTCGCGGGCAGCCAGGGGCTGATCGCCTGCGCCCAGCCCGGCAGCAGCTGCAGCGGGTAGGCGCCGCCCGCCGCCGAGACTTGGAGCACCAGGATGAGCACGCCCACGGCCTTGCCGGCGTTGCTCAGGGAGAGCACCAGCGTGTAGCAGATCAGGTGGAAGACCAGGCTCGAGACCCACCCCGCCACGAAGAGGAGGAAGGGGTGCGCGGGCTCGATGCCCACGTAGATGATGAGCCCCGCCATGAGGAGCGTGGATTGGGCCAGGCCGGTTGTCACGAACGTCAGGTAGCGGCCAAAGTACTTCTGGCCCGCGGTGACGCGGCCGGGATCGACCACGTTCTGTTCGATGGAGCGGTCGTCCATGCGCAGGGCCACCGACGTCAACAGGGCGCCCACCCACAGGGCGAGCACCGTGTAGAGCGGGGCCATGCCGGCGCCGAAGCTGACGCGGGGGAAGACCTCCTTGCGCTCCACCTTGACTGGGTCGACGAGGGCGTCGGCGAGCACTTCCGGGTGGCTGGAGACGAGGTCGGCCAGCTTCGTCAGGTCCCCGCTCGAGCGCGCCTGCGCGATCGACCGCTGCGCCTCCTGCATCCTCGCCGCGTTGGCGCGCAGGGATTCCGCCGTGTCGCGCAGGTCCGCACCGGAGGCTGCGAGGGTGTCGCGCAGCGAGCCGGGCCGGTTGGCCAGGGCAGAGGAGACGCCGTCCATGTCCGAGCGGGCCTTGTCGACGTTCGCGCGGACGTTGTCCAGCGAGCCCGACAGCGCCTCGAGGCGCGGGCGGATCCCGGTGTCGTAGGAATTCTTGGCCGAGTCCATCGCCTCGCGGGCCCGGGCGATCGAGTCCTCGATCTCCTGCCGGTCCGCGTTCTTCCCGTCCCGGCCGCCCTGCCCGGCGGTGAGGTGCGCGGCGGCGTCGTTGAGTCCGTCGCGCACGGCCGTCTGGCGGGCGATGGCGTCGTTGAGGTGGCCGACCACCGCGCGCACCCCCGGCTGGGCGTCGGGGGGAAGCGCCGGGGCGACTTGGCCGTTGATGGTGTAGCGCAGGGCCGTGTACTGCTTCACCTGGACATCGATGCGCGCGGCGATGTCCGTCAGGCTCGCGGCGGTGGCCTGGGAGGTGGCGGAGGAGTCCGCCAGCAGCTGGTCGACACGGTCGCTCACGGCGGCGAAGCTTACCGAGGTCGCCCCCAGCGCCGCCGCAAGCGCCGCACCGCCTCCGCCGAGGCCCGCCCCGGTGACCCCGAGGTCGACGGGGTGGACCTGCCCGAGAGAGTCGCCCAGCGCCCCGGAGATCCGCGCGGCGCTGTCGACGAGCGGCACGCTCGACTCTGTGAGCGAGGCGAGCGCGTCGACGGTGCTGGCGCTGGAGAGCAGCAGGTCGCGGGCGCTGGCGGTGCGCGTCTCGATGGAGTCGAGCGCCTGCTTGGTCTCCGCCTCGTTGAAGTAGTCCGAGGTCGTCTCGATCAACCCGAATGACACCTCGGAGAGGGCCCTGGTGAACGACGCGCTGATCTGGGCGCTGACGCCCTGCGTGCCGTTGGAGATGAGCAGCGGGGAGATTGGGTTCTTCTTCTCGTTGACGTAAAGGTCGATGCGGCTGGGTTCGGCGTCGCCGGCGTAGAAGGTGAACATGTCGTCGCTCAGCGTGGGAGGCAGGACGATGGCGGCGTAGTACTCGCCGGATTTCGCGCCCTCGATGGCGTCGTCGGCGTCGGTGATGACCCAGTCCATCGAGTCGTCGCGGTAGAGCTGGGAGAGCACCATGTCGCCGACGTTGACGGTCAGCGGGGTGAGGTCGCTCGTGTGGCCGCGGTCGGTGTTGGCCACCGCCACCTTGAGGTGCTCGGTGTTGCCGAATGGGTCCCACGTGGCCAGCACGTTGAACCAGGCGAAGAGGCAGGGGATGGCTACGAGGCCGACCATGACGATGCCCGCCATGACGTTGGTGTAGAGCCGCCGCAGGTCGTTGTAGGCGATGGAGAAGACGGTTCTCACTTGGTGTCCTCGCTTTCGGCGTCCGCGGACCCGATGGTGACACTGGTGCCGGCGGAGTCGTGGCGGTGGATCACGGCGTCGCGCAGCTCGGCCTCGCCGAGGCGCGAGACCTGTTCGGCGTCGACGAGGCTCTGCGTGAAGTACTCCACCGCGCCGAGGTAGAGGGTGACCAGCAGCGACCAGGCGACGACGATGGCCAGCATGATCGTCTTGTCGGTGGGCAGGAGCATGGTGAGCAGGGTGATGATGGCGATGCCGACAACGCCCGCGCCGATCCCGCCGAAAATGAGGGTGCGGTAGTTCTCCCGCAGCATCCGCGCCCGCTTCTCGAGGCCCCCGCGGAACTCATCCCGGTCCGACAGGGCGGCCATGATGTCGGACGCGCGGTAGGGCGAGCCCATGACCTCCACCTTCTCGTTGGTGATCAGGTTCGTGCGCGCGAGCTGGCGGTTGAACAGGAGGTTGGCGTGCGAGGAGGTGAGTCGGAACAGCCACCCCAGCGCGAAGGCCGCGGCGGACATGGCGAGAAGCGTCGCCAAAAAGCGGAGGTAGTGATGGTCGTAGAACCCGGCGACGGTCTCGCGCATCGCGTCGATGCCGTAGCGGAAGGGGAGGAAGGGGTAGATGTGGCGGAAGAAGTCGGGCATGAGCTCGATGGGGTAGAGGCCCGACGCGCCCGGGATCTGGATGACGACGAGGAAGACGGCGATGCCGCGGCCAATGTGGCCGAGCGCGGAGACGATGGAGTAGATGATCCCCGTGTAGGCGACCCCGATGGCGATTGCGGTGGCGAGAAAGGCCGTGACGGACTGCATCTGCACCCCGAAGGCCACGTTGCCGAGCGTCACCACGACGGCCTGGAGCACCGAGAGCGTGGCGAAAAGGAGGAAGCGACCGAGGTAGGCCTGGCCGACGGTGAGGCGGCGGAAGCCCTCGGTGTCGACCTCGACGCGGAAGATGATCGTCAGCACGAACGCGCCGATCCACAGGGCCAGGTTGGTGAAGAAGGAGGCCATAGAGCTGCCGTAGTTCTCCGTGGGGAAGATGGCCTGCTGCTCGACGGTGACGGGCGAGGAGATGTACTCGCCGATCTGCGCGGAGTTAAGGTTTGTGACAGTGTTGAGGGCCTTCGAGTCGGAGGTGGCCAGGAGGGCGTTGATGTCGGACTG encodes:
- a CDS encoding alkaline phosphatase D family protein, yielding MQLTFLRKPVTWLKVSPMSSNRHVNSGVNSNVNPSANHRLNRRVFLQSAAAAVAATAIGAGGAYAARRGTVSTPEDPTPADQWALPFLHGVASGDPLPDRVVLWTRVTPSRDALPGSGLGEDVELEWQIDTSENFSNPRTGTITATAASDHTVHVDPDGLAAGTEYFYRFIVKKGQFSGSTSPVGRTLTAPAADTELDHLNLAIASCANWESGFFSAYGDMAKRARAGEIDHVVFLGDYIYEYPTGEYAGKSGVARMHHPEWEITTLEDYRQRYGRYRTDLNLQAAHAACPWIVVWDDHETANNSWMEGAENHTDGRVEGEWPERLAAAVQAYFEWLPVRAQTEEQVLYRSFTFGKLAQLTMMDLRSFRDEETTGDRFGEDSRTMLGEAQFKWVAEQLQQSDARWDVLGNSVMISPMRFVTIQNNKKANIATGYMQERATGIAVNSDQWDGYAAERDRLLTMLDEQESNALFLTGDIHSEWANSIVSPSGFGEIGCEMVTTSISAPNVDEILTTTFGAYHKEDNSTSLLVEKTIRDYNPWVSHIDFDAHGYGIASIHYDYVDMLYYRVSDVEDPDATVALGTKRQWRIGEGFVEA
- a CDS encoding YhgE/Pip domain-containing protein; this encodes MRTVFSIAYNDLRRLYTNVMAGIVMVGLVAIPCLFAWFNVLATWDPFGNTEHLKVAVANTDRGHTSDLTPLTVNVGDMVLSQLYRDDSMDWVITDADDAIEGAKSGEYYAAIVLPPTLSDDMFTFYAGDAEPSRIDLYVNEKKNPISPLLISNGTQGVSAQISASFTRALSEVSFGLIETTSDYFNEAETKQALDSIETRTASARDLLLSSASTVDALASLTESSVPLVDSAARISGALGDSLGQVHPVDLGVTGAGLGGGGAALAAALGATSVSFAAVSDRVDQLLADSSATSQATAASLTDIAARIDVQVKQYTALRYTINGQVAPALPPDAQPGVRAVVGHLNDAIARQTAVRDGLNDAAAHLTAGQGGRDGKNADRQEIEDSIARAREAMDSAKNSYDTGIRPRLEALSGSLDNVRANVDKARSDMDGVSSALANRPGSLRDTLAASGADLRDTAESLRANAARMQEAQRSIAQARSSGDLTKLADLVSSHPEVLADALVDPVKVERKEVFPRVSFGAGMAPLYTVLALWVGALLTSVALRMDDRSIEQNVVDPGRVTAGQKYFGRYLTFVTTGLAQSTLLMAGLIIYVGIEPAHPFLLFVAGWVSSLVFHLICYTLVLSLSNAGKAVGVLILVLQVSAAGGAYPLQLLPGWAQAISPWLPATYSIRAMRAAVFGTYGWDFWRALGSLVLFVLPFLFLGLWLRHRLHHAIGRMDEAVAQTKVMMT